A single Ketogulonicigenium vulgare WSH-001 DNA region contains:
- the mtgA gene encoding monofunctional biosynthetic peptidoglycan transglycosylase: protein MSAQKAKRPARKSAAARPARGKLPWRAWLVRGAKYAAMGFGGLVALFLLLVLLFAFVRPPTTPYMVAESFRQGGVRHEWVAMDRIAPAMALAAVAAEDANFCTHWGLDLDAIRFAIDSRLGGASTISQQVTKNVYLWHGRSWLRKSLEALMTPVIELFWSKRRILEVYLNIAEFDRGVFGVEAAAQHYFGTSAANLTNRQAALLAAILPNPKERSPLDPSAFVNRRASSIMDGAATIRGTARAACFS from the coding sequence ATGAGCGCGCAAAAAGCCAAAAGACCTGCACGTAAATCCGCTGCTGCGCGACCCGCGCGTGGCAAGCTGCCGTGGCGCGCCTGGCTGGTGCGCGGGGCGAAATACGCGGCAATGGGGTTTGGCGGGCTGGTGGCGCTCTTTTTGCTGCTGGTGCTGTTGTTCGCCTTTGTCCGCCCGCCGACCACGCCCTATATGGTCGCCGAATCGTTCCGTCAGGGCGGTGTGCGCCATGAATGGGTCGCGATGGATCGCATCGCCCCCGCCATGGCCTTGGCCGCCGTCGCCGCCGAGGATGCCAATTTCTGCACTCACTGGGGCCTTGATCTGGATGCGATCCGCTTTGCGATTGATTCGCGTCTGGGGGGGGCTTCGACCATCAGCCAGCAGGTGACCAAGAACGTCTATTTGTGGCACGGTCGCAGCTGGCTTCGCAAATCGCTAGAGGCGCTGATGACCCCGGTGATCGAGCTGTTCTGGTCAAAGCGCCGCATCCTCGAGGTCTATTTGAACATCGCCGAATTCGACCGCGGCGTGTTCGGGGTCGAGGCCGCCGCCCAACATTACTTTGGCACCAGCGCCGCCAATCTGACCAATCGCCAAGCGGCGCTGTTGGCGGCGATCTTGCCAAATCCGAAAGAACGCTCGCCCCTAGACCCCAGCGCCTTTGTGAACCGGCGGGCCTCATCCATCATGGATGGCGCTGCGACAATACGCGGCACAGCCCGCGCCGCCTGTTTTTCCTAA
- the fzlA gene encoding FtsZ-binding protein FzlA — MTRLYHYPLSPFCRKVRLCLGEKRIEVELVEERYWEQSPDLMRRNPAGKVPVLKLENRFLTESTAICEYLEDIVPTPALMPQGAEAKYEVRRLIGWFDDKFFNEVTNKLLTERIFKKVQGGGYPDSTRIKEGARAVKYHLDYMNWLLESRRWLAGNDMTLADFTAAAHLSCLDYISDVDWNRSDLVRDWYAKIKSRPAFRSLLADQIPSFLPAPHYADLDF; from the coding sequence ATGACACGCCTCTATCATTATCCCCTCTCGCCGTTCTGCCGCAAAGTCCGCCTGTGCCTTGGCGAAAAGCGGATCGAGGTCGAGCTGGTCGAAGAGCGCTATTGGGAGCAAAGCCCCGATCTGATGCGCCGTAACCCTGCGGGCAAAGTGCCGGTGCTCAAGCTGGAAAACCGCTTTTTAACCGAAAGCACGGCGATCTGCGAATATCTGGAAGACATCGTCCCCACCCCCGCCCTGATGCCCCAAGGGGCCGAGGCAAAATACGAGGTGCGCCGCCTGATCGGCTGGTTCGACGATAAGTTCTTTAACGAGGTCACCAATAAATTGCTGACCGAGCGTATCTTTAAAAAGGTGCAAGGCGGCGGCTATCCCGATTCGACCCGCATCAAAGAAGGCGCGCGGGCGGTGAAATATCATCTCGACTATATGAACTGGCTGCTGGAAAGCCGTCGCTGGCTGGCCGGGAATGATATGACTTTGGCCGATTTCACCGCGGCTGCGCATCTGTCGTGTCTGGATTACATCTCGGACGTGGATTGGAACCGTTCGGATCTGGTGCGCGACTGGTATGCGAAAATCAAATCCCGCCCGGCGTTCCGGTCATTGCTTGCTGACCAGATCCCCAGCTTTTTACCCGCCCCCCACTATGCCGACCTCGACTTCTGA
- the queG gene encoding tRNA epoxyqueuosine(34) reductase QueG: MKARLKAAALDAGFVAMGICRPDSIRKDGDGLRAFVADGMHGEMQWLEDRIDWRADPTALWPQARSVIMLAESYAPTYNPLDALEDPARGAISVYAQGKDYHDLVKKRLKRVGRWLIEQAPGSEIKVFVDTAPVMERPLAREAGLGWTGKHGCILSRDFGNWVFLGCIFTTLDLEPDQPVRPSCGSCTACLDICPTQAFIGPGRLDPRKCVSYLTIEHSGPVPLDLRGKLGNRIYGCDDCLAICPWNKFAVEASDIRYHGDVGNPPLDELAGLDDTSFRARFSGNPIKRIGVNRLLRNVMYAIGNSGKPHLRASAQRHLNAEDPVLRDAAEWAVARLS, translated from the coding sequence ATGAAAGCGCGGCTGAAGGCCGCCGCGCTGGATGCGGGCTTTGTCGCGATGGGCATCTGCCGCCCCGACAGTATCCGCAAGGATGGTGACGGTCTGCGCGCCTTTGTCGCCGACGGGATGCATGGCGAGATGCAGTGGCTGGAAGACCGTATCGACTGGCGCGCGGACCCCACCGCGCTGTGGCCGCAAGCGCGATCGGTCATCATGCTCGCCGAAAGCTATGCGCCGACCTATAATCCGCTGGACGCGCTAGAGGACCCAGCCCGCGGCGCAATCAGCGTCTATGCGCAGGGCAAGGATTACCACGATCTGGTGAAAAAGCGCCTGAAACGCGTCGGTCGCTGGCTGATCGAACAGGCCCCCGGCTCTGAGATCAAGGTTTTCGTCGACACCGCCCCCGTGATGGAGCGCCCCCTTGCGCGCGAGGCGGGTCTTGGCTGGACGGGCAAACACGGCTGCATCCTGTCGCGCGATTTCGGCAATTGGGTGTTTCTGGGCTGCATTTTCACCACGCTGGATTTGGAACCCGACCAGCCCGTGCGCCCCAGTTGCGGCAGTTGCACGGCCTGCCTGGATATCTGCCCGACGCAGGCCTTTATCGGGCCGGGGCGGCTTGATCCGCGCAAATGCGTCTCTTACCTGACGATCGAGCATTCCGGCCCGGTGCCGCTGGACCTGCGAGGCAAGCTGGGGAACCGCATCTATGGCTGCGACGATTGCCTTGCGATTTGCCCGTGGAACAAATTCGCGGTCGAGGCCAGCGATATCCGCTATCATGGTGATGTAGGAAATCCGCCGCTGGACGAGTTGGCGGGGCTGGATGACACCAGCTTTCGCGCGCGGTTTTCCGGCAATCCGATCAAGCGAATCGGCGTGAACCGCCTTTTGCGCAATGTGATGTATGCCATCGGCAACTCGGGCAAACCGCATCTGCGCGCCAGCGCCCAGCGGCATCTGAACGCCGAAGACCCGGTGCTGCGCGATGCAGCCGAATGGGCGGTGGCGCGTTTGTCATAA
- a CDS encoding carboxynorspermidine decarboxylase — MIETPFYLIDRTKLSRNLQIINRLRDLSGAKTLLALKCFATWPVFDQLAEVMDGTTSSSLYELRLGHEKFGKETHAYSVGWSDAEIDEAVSYADKIIFNSIGQLTRFEAASSKVARGLRLNPRFSTSGFDLADPARAFSRLGEWDVDKIRAVLPLITGVMIHYNCENGDFDLFDRQLTRIEDEFGEILRQLDWVSLGGGIHFTGEGYPLEKLAARLKAFAANMGVQVYLEPGEATITNTTSLEVTVLDILNNGKDLAIVDSSVEAHMLDLLIYRTTAKMETSGDYPYQIAGKSCLAGDIFGDFTFPKPLQVGDRLSIADAAGYTMVKKNWFNGVKMPSIVIRELDGSMTVAREFGYADYASSLG; from the coding sequence GTGATAGAGACACCCTTCTACCTGATCGACCGCACGAAACTTTCGCGCAATCTTCAGATCATCAACCGACTGCGGGACTTGTCGGGCGCAAAGACACTGCTTGCACTGAAATGCTTTGCCACCTGGCCGGTCTTTGACCAATTGGCCGAGGTGATGGACGGCACGACCTCGTCCTCGCTGTACGAGCTGCGCCTGGGGCACGAGAAGTTCGGCAAGGAAACCCATGCCTATTCCGTCGGTTGGTCCGATGCCGAGATCGACGAGGCTGTCAGCTACGCCGACAAGATCATCTTCAACTCGATCGGGCAGCTGACGCGCTTCGAGGCGGCCTCCAGCAAGGTCGCGCGTGGATTGCGGCTGAACCCGCGCTTTTCGACCAGCGGTTTTGATCTGGCCGATCCCGCGCGCGCCTTTTCGCGCCTTGGCGAATGGGATGTGGACAAGATCCGCGCGGTGCTGCCGCTGATCACCGGCGTCATGATCCACTACAATTGCGAGAATGGCGATTTCGACCTGTTCGACCGGCAACTGACGCGGATCGAGGACGAGTTTGGCGAGATTCTGCGCCAGCTCGACTGGGTCAGCCTTGGCGGCGGCATCCATTTCACCGGCGAGGGCTATCCGCTGGAGAAACTCGCCGCGCGCCTCAAGGCCTTTGCCGCGAACATGGGTGTGCAGGTCTATCTCGAGCCGGGCGAAGCGACGATCACCAACACCACCTCGCTAGAGGTCACGGTGCTGGACATCCTGAACAACGGCAAAGACCTTGCCATCGTCGACAGCTCGGTCGAGGCGCATATGCTGGATCTGCTGATCTATCGCACCACCGCCAAGATGGAGACATCGGGCGATTATCCCTATCAGATCGCGGGTAAGTCCTGTCTGGCGGGCGATATTTTCGGCGATTTCACCTTTCCCAAACCCCTGCAGGTCGGCGATCGTTTGTCGATTGCCGATGCGGCGGGTTATACAATGGTCAAGAAAAACTGGTTCAACGGCGTCAAGATGCCCTCCATCGTGATCCGCGAATTGGATGGTAGCATGACCGTTGCGCGTGAATTCGGCTATGCCGACTATGCCTCCAGCCTCGGCTGA
- a CDS encoding saccharopine dehydrogenase family protein, producing the protein MKKNVLIIGAGGVAQVVAHKCAQNNDRLGDLHIASRTKSKCDAIIQSVADKGAMKVAGSFTAHSVDAMDTAAVADLIRATGAQIVINVGSAFVNMYVLEACIQTGAAYLDTAIHEDPAKICEIPPWYGNYEWKRRADCAAAGVTAILGVGFDPGVVNAYARLAADDYLDTVESIDIVDINAGSHGRWFSTNFDPEINFREFTGTVYSWQNGAWQSNKMFEVGKEWDMPVVGTQKAYLTGHDEVHSLSARYPDADVRFWMGFGDHYINVFTVLNNLGLLSEKPVKTAEGLEVVPLKLVKAVLPDPSSLAPDYTGKTCIGDFVRGTKDGAPAEVFIYNVADHEDAYAETGAQGISYTAGVPPVAAALLVADGTWDVKTMANVEELDPKPFLNLLNRMGLPNRIKDANGDRALEF; encoded by the coding sequence GTGAAAAAGAACGTCCTCATTATCGGCGCCGGTGGCGTCGCCCAAGTTGTCGCGCATAAATGCGCACAAAATAACGATCGGCTTGGCGATCTGCATATTGCCTCGCGCACCAAGTCGAAATGCGATGCAATCATTCAAAGCGTGGCTGACAAGGGCGCGATGAAGGTTGCAGGCAGCTTTACGGCCCATAGCGTCGATGCGATGGACACTGCCGCCGTCGCCGATCTGATCCGGGCAACAGGCGCCCAGATCGTGATCAACGTGGGTTCCGCGTTCGTGAACATGTATGTGCTAGAGGCCTGTATCCAGACGGGTGCCGCCTATCTGGACACAGCCATCCACGAAGATCCCGCCAAGATCTGCGAGATCCCGCCGTGGTATGGCAATTACGAATGGAAGCGCCGCGCCGATTGCGCGGCCGCGGGCGTCACCGCTATCTTGGGCGTTGGGTTTGATCCGGGCGTGGTCAATGCCTATGCCCGCCTTGCCGCCGACGATTATCTGGATACGGTCGAAAGCATTGATATCGTTGATATCAATGCGGGCAGCCATGGCCGCTGGTTCTCGACCAACTTCGACCCGGAAATCAACTTCCGCGAATTCACCGGCACAGTCTATTCGTGGCAGAACGGCGCATGGCAGTCGAACAAGATGTTCGAAGTCGGCAAGGAATGGGACATGCCGGTCGTCGGCACCCAGAAGGCCTATCTGACCGGCCATGACGAGGTTCACTCGCTGTCCGCGCGTTATCCGGATGCGGATGTGCGGTTCTGGATGGGCTTTGGCGATCACTATATCAACGTCTTCACCGTGCTGAACAACCTTGGCCTTTTGTCCGAGAAGCCGGTGAAAACCGCCGAAGGGCTGGAAGTCGTACCGCTGAAACTGGTCAAGGCCGTGCTGCCCGACCCCTCCAGCCTTGCGCCCGATTACACCGGCAAGACCTGCATCGGGGACTTTGTGCGCGGCACCAAAGATGGCGCACCGGCCGAGGTGTTCATCTATAATGTCGCCGATCACGAAGATGCCTATGCCGAGACCGGCGCGCAGGGCATTTCCTATACCGCAGGCGTGCCGCCTGTCGCCGCCGCACTGCTGGTCGCGGACGGTACATGGGATGTGAAAACCATGGCGAACGTCGAAGAGCTTGACCCCAAGCCCTTCCTGAACCTGCTGAACCGGATGGGTCTGCCAAACCGCATCAAGGATGCAAACGGCGACCGCGCCCTGGAATTCTAA
- the yddG gene encoding aromatic amino acid DMT transporter YddG, protein MFGVAAAGFSRGRIDPPTLVGMSAILMWSATVGLYRNISEIFGPIGGSALIFTVSGIVALIHAGPKAFRGHSPRYLLIGGAMFVTYEIALALAVGFAQTRAQSVEVGLINYLWPSFTIALAIWAGHARAGIMVIPGILICLLGVFWAATGSANFSLAAMVHNIGSNPLPYILAFIAAITWPLYTILTKGMAQGRSAVPLFLLATAALLWVYYGVSDQPTLVYNSKGAMMVLTFGVLTTLAYSAWTYGVNHGNLTLMATASYFSPLLSVMLSSVLLSMVPGLNFWLGASLVTAGSLICLAATKR, encoded by the coding sequence ATGTTCGGCGTTGCAGCGGCGGGCTTTTCGCGTGGACGGATTGATCCTCCAACGCTTGTGGGCATGAGTGCGATCCTGATGTGGAGCGCCACTGTCGGCCTCTATCGCAATATCTCGGAAATCTTCGGGCCGATCGGCGGCTCGGCCCTGATCTTTACCGTCAGCGGCATTGTCGCGCTGATCCATGCCGGGCCAAAGGCCTTTCGCGGTCATTCCCCGCGCTATCTGCTGATCGGCGGCGCGATGTTCGTCACATACGAGATCGCGCTGGCGCTGGCCGTCGGCTTTGCCCAGACCCGCGCCCAATCGGTCGAGGTTGGCCTGATCAACTATCTGTGGCCGTCCTTCACCATCGCACTTGCGATTTGGGCGGGACATGCGCGGGCGGGGATCATGGTCATTCCCGGCATTCTGATCTGTCTTTTGGGCGTGTTCTGGGCCGCAACCGGCAGCGCGAATTTCTCGCTGGCGGCGATGGTCCATAATATCGGCAGCAATCCCCTGCCCTATATTCTGGCCTTTATCGCCGCGATCACTTGGCCGCTTTATACGATTCTGACCAAGGGCATGGCGCAGGGGCGCAGCGCGGTGCCGCTATTCTTGCTGGCCACTGCGGCGCTGCTATGGGTCTATTACGGGGTCAGCGACCAACCGACACTGGTCTATAACAGCAAGGGCGCGATGATGGTGCTGACCTTTGGCGTGTTGACGACCCTGGCCTATTCGGCGTGGACCTATGGTGTGAACCACGGCAACCTGACGCTGATGGCAACGGCGTCTTATTTCTCGCCGCTGCTATCCGTGATGCTGTCATCCGTGCTGCTGAGCATGGTGCCGGGCTTAAACTTTTGGCTGGGCGCCAGCCTTGTGACGGCAGGCTCTCTGATCTGCCTTGCCGCCACCAAACGCTGA
- a CDS encoding THUMP domain-containing class I SAM-dependent RNA methyltransferase, whose product MIPVDEIFLVTAPGLEDVLADEARALGLNVTGVIPGGVTVAGGWPAVWRANVKLRGAVRVLARIASFRAMHLAQLDKRARKIAWDQLLRADVPVRVEATTVKSKIYHAGAAAQRVETAIRETLGAPIAQDAPITIKVRIEDDLVTISVDTTGESLHKRGHKLAVNKAPIRETLAALFLRQCGYSGQMPVLDPMCGSGTLVIEAAEVAMGLPAGRARDFAFEQLAQVDRAALAGLKAGGRSTDLRFYGSDRDAGAIRMSRDNAARAGVGEITMFDVKPISEITPPEGPAGLVIINPPYGARIGEKKTLFGLYGAMGKVLTERFKGWQVGIITADSGLAKATGLPFLPAGPVVANGGLKVQLFRTDPL is encoded by the coding sequence ATGATCCCTGTTGATGAGATTTTTCTGGTCACCGCACCGGGCCTTGAGGATGTACTGGCCGATGAGGCGCGCGCGCTGGGCCTGAATGTGACAGGTGTGATCCCGGGCGGCGTGACGGTTGCTGGCGGCTGGCCTGCCGTTTGGCGCGCCAATGTCAAACTGCGCGGTGCGGTGCGCGTGCTGGCGAGGATCGCGTCCTTTCGCGCGATGCATCTGGCGCAGTTGGACAAACGCGCGCGCAAGATCGCTTGGGATCAGCTGCTGCGCGCCGATGTTCCGGTGCGGGTCGAGGCCACCACCGTGAAGTCCAAAATCTATCACGCCGGTGCCGCCGCGCAGCGCGTGGAAACCGCGATCCGCGAGACTTTGGGCGCGCCGATTGCGCAAGATGCGCCGATCACCATCAAGGTGCGGATCGAGGATGACCTGGTCACCATCTCGGTCGATACCACGGGCGAGTCGTTGCACAAACGTGGCCATAAGCTGGCGGTGAACAAGGCCCCGATCCGCGAGACTTTGGCCGCGCTGTTCCTGCGTCAATGCGGCTATAGCGGCCAGATGCCGGTGCTGGACCCGATGTGCGGATCAGGCACGCTGGTGATCGAGGCGGCCGAGGTTGCGATGGGCCTGCCTGCGGGTCGTGCGCGTGATTTCGCGTTTGAACAATTGGCGCAGGTCGACCGCGCCGCGCTGGCGGGGCTAAAGGCGGGCGGGCGCAGTACCGATCTGCGCTTTTACGGCAGTGACCGCGACGCAGGCGCTATCCGCATGAGCCGCGATAACGCCGCCCGCGCCGGTGTGGGCGAGATCACGATGTTTGACGTGAAACCGATATCCGAGATCACCCCGCCCGAAGGGCCGGCAGGTCTTGTCATCATCAACCCGCCTTATGGCGCGCGTATCGGCGAGAAAAAGACTCTGTTCGGGCTGTACGGTGCGATGGGCAAGGTGCTGACCGAGCGGTTCAAAGGCTGGCAGGTCGGCATCATCACCGCCGATAGCGGCCTTGCCAAAGCCACGGGCCTGCCGTTCCTGCCCGCAGGCCCCGTTGTGGCGAATGGCGGTCTAAAGGTGCAGTTGTTCCGCACCGATCCGCTGTAA
- a CDS encoding RidA family protein: MKALEPTSIRPPFGQYSSGVSVAAPQQWVVTSGQLGVGPDDVAPQSVLEQARICFANCGAILAEAGLGPQDVVRVAGFVTAREDFAAYMQARDEWLADAPVKPTSTLLIVTGFTRAEFKVEVEVMAAR, from the coding sequence ATGAAAGCGCTGGAGCCGACCTCCATCCGCCCGCCGTTCGGGCAGTATTCATCGGGCGTGTCGGTTGCAGCGCCGCAGCAATGGGTCGTGACCTCGGGCCAGCTTGGCGTTGGCCCTGACGATGTCGCGCCGCAAAGCGTGCTGGAACAGGCGCGGATCTGCTTTGCCAATTGCGGCGCGATCCTGGCCGAGGCGGGCCTTGGGCCGCAGGACGTGGTGCGCGTTGCGGGCTTTGTCACCGCGCGCGAGGATTTCGCCGCCTATATGCAGGCGCGCGATGAATGGCTGGCGGATGCGCCCGTGAAACCAACCTCGACCTTGCTCATCGTCACGGGCTTTACCCGCGCGGAATTCAAGGTCGAAGTCGAAGTGATGGCGGCCCGCTGA
- a CDS encoding creatininase family protein has protein sequence MPHQYWSDLRATDFNASLHDAVALLPVGATEQHGPHLPLNTDSLLAEEMARLSAAHAASATVLILPTIAVAKSDEHIHFPGTLTLDGATLLAVLEQIGASVARAGIRRLVCINAHGGNVPVLQMLVRSLRIKHDMLAVTAGWIGMGFPEGAVSPREQAEGIHGGLVETAAMLHFRPDLVDMTQAQHFVPASSAVAAQNTVLRMMGNVTTGWCAEDLHPAGAAGDAASATAALGAELVTHSAQRFGKLLDEVAAHPLPKGAA, from the coding sequence ATGCCCCATCAATACTGGTCAGATCTGCGTGCTACCGACTTTAACGCCTCGCTGCATGATGCGGTGGCGCTGCTGCCGGTTGGCGCGACAGAACAACACGGCCCCCACCTGCCCCTGAACACCGACAGCCTGCTGGCCGAGGAAATGGCGCGGCTTTCCGCCGCCCATGCCGCATCCGCCACTGTGCTGATCTTGCCGACAATCGCTGTGGCGAAATCGGACGAGCATATTCACTTCCCCGGCACGCTGACGCTGGACGGCGCGACCCTGCTGGCGGTGCTGGAACAAATTGGTGCCAGCGTCGCCCGCGCCGGCATCCGGCGTCTTGTGTGCATCAACGCCCATGGCGGCAATGTGCCGGTGCTGCAAATGCTGGTGCGATCCTTGCGCATCAAACATGACATGCTGGCCGTCACCGCGGGCTGGATCGGCATGGGCTTTCCCGAGGGCGCAGTATCCCCGCGCGAACAGGCCGAGGGGATTCACGGCGGGCTGGTGGAAACCGCCGCCATGCTGCATTTCCGCCCCGACCTTGTGGATATGACCCAGGCGCAGCATTTCGTGCCTGCATCCAGCGCCGTGGCCGCGCAAAATACCGTGCTGCGCATGATGGGCAATGTCACCACCGGCTGGTGCGCCGAGGATCTGCACCCCGCAGGCGCCGCCGGTGATGCCGCCAGCGCCACCGCCGCACTGGGCGCAGAGCTGGTCACCCACTCTGCCCAGCGCTTTGGCAAACTGCTGGATGAGGTCGCCGCTCATCCCCTGCCAAAAGGTGCCGCATGA
- a CDS encoding amidohydrolase family protein, producing MNRVLKNARIPAALAEGLSGRDLGNGLIELDLPIAGGKIAPASLGAPQDLGGKIVLPCFVDAHVHLDKTYTAQRAGVSRTGLDEAVGLAMQDAPNRTAADLDTRMERAAEAAYRAGTVALRSHIDSMQAPNDNPGWQALVRLQQRWAGRLTIEPVALMRIERAIEDSFADRCAQIAATGGLAGGYISGQGCDPAMIDRFFEQAAGAGLGVDFHVDETADASARGIESVLDAMTRTGFAGRVTLSHCCKLSAQSPSVAQPIVERMAALGVHVISLPLSNAFLMGRAPGQMSPLRGMTRVQELAAAGVPVSFASDNVQDPFYAYGAYDMFEVMRAGLLIAQLEGDAGHWLQAITRTPASAMGLQAGVIGYGRPADLIIFDAYDWADLFSRAHENRTVLRAGAPLPQRTGQ from the coding sequence ATGAACCGCGTGCTGAAAAACGCCCGCATCCCCGCCGCGCTGGCCGAAGGCCTGTCGGGCCGCGACCTTGGCAATGGGCTGATTGAACTCGACCTGCCCATCGCGGGCGGCAAAATCGCCCCCGCCAGCCTTGGCGCGCCGCAGGATCTGGGCGGCAAGATCGTCCTGCCCTGCTTTGTCGACGCGCATGTGCATCTGGACAAAACCTATACCGCCCAGCGTGCAGGCGTTAGCCGCACCGGGCTGGACGAAGCCGTCGGCCTTGCCATGCAAGACGCCCCGAACCGCACCGCCGCAGATCTGGATACGCGGATGGAGCGCGCCGCCGAGGCCGCCTATCGCGCGGGCACCGTCGCGCTGCGCTCGCATATCGACAGCATGCAGGCCCCGAACGACAACCCCGGCTGGCAGGCCTTGGTGCGGCTGCAACAGCGCTGGGCCGGCCGCCTGACGATCGAGCCCGTCGCCCTGATGCGGATCGAGCGTGCCATCGAGGACAGTTTCGCCGATCGCTGCGCCCAGATCGCGGCGACAGGGGGCCTCGCGGGCGGCTATATCTCGGGTCAGGGCTGCGATCCTGCGATGATCGACCGCTTTTTCGAACAGGCGGCGGGTGCGGGCCTTGGTGTGGATTTCCACGTTGACGAGACAGCCGATGCCAGCGCGCGCGGGATCGAATCCGTGCTGGATGCGATGACCCGCACCGGTTTTGCGGGGCGCGTGACCCTCAGCCATTGCTGCAAGCTCTCGGCGCAATCACCCAGTGTGGCGCAGCCGATCGTTGAGCGCATGGCGGCTCTGGGCGTGCATGTCATCAGCCTGCCGCTGTCGAACGCCTTTTTGATGGGCCGTGCGCCGGGGCAGATGTCACCCCTGCGCGGCATGACCCGCGTGCAGGAATTGGCGGCGGCGGGCGTGCCGGTCAGCTTTGCATCCGACAATGTGCAGGACCCGTTCTACGCTTACGGCGCCTATGACATGTTCGAGGTGATGCGCGCCGGCCTGCTGATCGCCCAGCTAGAGGGCGATGCAGGCCACTGGCTGCAAGCCATCACCCGCACCCCCGCCAGCGCGATGGGGCTGCAAGCGGGTGTCATCGGCTATGGCCGCCCTGCCGATCTGATCATTTTCGATGCCTATGACTGGGCCGATCTGTTTTCGCGCGCGCATGAAAACCGCACGGTGCTGCGCGCCGGAGCCCCCTTGCCGCAAAGGACAGGACAATGA
- a CDS encoding FAD-binding oxidoreductase: protein MNLDAFRAAIDGIEVEDRPHIVRQKSRDFFWYSPILKRQLDGFVGDLVVSPKDEDEVIRILAAAYAHDVPVTVRGGGTGNYGQAMPLQGGVVLHTNKLTGITALHEDSICVRAGTVIEHIEHHLRENGREIRLFPSTTASASIGGFIAGGSSGVGAIRWGGLRNPANIRRVRLVTMEAAPRILDLTGDDIHKAAHAYGVNGVMTEIELPIDPAVDWVDVMITTPDFISANTLAISLGEDEGVLLRMLSTFAAPIPELFFQRFRPFVGVGRGVIAAMVRRDDLPAFESHLQNWPTAELVYRADLADPALRLPAVFEMAWNHTTLRAIKTDPSLTYLQMMFPRDAMAQTITALDQHFGDEIMLHFEYTRFSGVVSPVAMPIVRFTTEERLEALIAELERDFGITVFNPHRVTLEEGGMKRTDISQLEFKRQTDPKGLMNPGKMIAWTHPDWQPEAGKSFLFQE, encoded by the coding sequence ATGAACCTAGACGCCTTCCGCGCCGCAATAGACGGGATCGAGGTCGAAGACCGCCCTCATATCGTCCGTCAAAAAAGCCGCGATTTCTTTTGGTATTCACCGATCCTGAAACGGCAGCTCGATGGCTTTGTCGGCGATCTGGTCGTCTCGCCCAAGGACGAGGATGAGGTGATCCGCATCCTCGCCGCCGCCTATGCCCATGACGTGCCCGTCACCGTGCGCGGCGGCGGCACCGGTAATTACGGCCAGGCCATGCCGCTGCAAGGCGGCGTCGTGCTGCATACGAACAAGCTGACTGGCATCACCGCGCTGCATGAGGACAGCATCTGCGTCCGCGCGGGCACCGTGATCGAACATATCGAGCATCACCTACGCGAGAACGGCCGCGAGATCCGCCTCTTCCCCTCGACCACGGCATCCGCCAGCATCGGTGGCTTTATCGCGGGCGGCTCGTCCGGCGTTGGCGCCATTCGCTGGGGCGGCCTGCGCAATCCCGCCAATATCCGCCGCGTGCGTCTGGTGACGATGGAGGCAGCGCCCCGCATCCTCGATCTGACCGGCGATGACATCCATAAAGCCGCCCATGCTTACGGCGTGAACGGCGTGATGACCGAGATTGAATTGCCCATCGACCCGGCTGTCGATTGGGTCGATGTGATGATCACCACCCCCGATTTCATCAGTGCCAACACCCTCGCGATCAGTTTGGGCGAGGATGAGGGGGTGCTTTTGCGGATGCTCTCGACCTTTGCCGCGCCGATCCCCGAGCTGTTCTTCCAGCGTTTCCGCCCGTTCGTCGGCGTGGGGCGCGGTGTGATCGCCGCCATGGTGCGCCGGGATGACCTGCCCGCGTTCGAATCCCACCTGCAAAATTGGCCGACGGCAGAGCTTGTCTATCGCGCCGATCTGGCCGACCCCGCCCTGCGCCTACCTGCCGTGTTCGAGATGGCGTGGAACCACACGACGCTGCGCGCGATCAAGACCGACCCCAGCCTGACCTATCTGCAGATGATGTTCCCGCGCGATGCGATGGCCCAAACCATCACCGCGCTGGACCAGCATTTCGGCGATGAGATCATGCTGCATTTCGAATACACCCGCTTTTCCGGCGTCGTCAGCCCCGTCGCCATGCCCATCGTGCGTTTCACCACCGAAGAACGGCTGGAAGCACTGATCGCGGAACTCGAGCGCGATTTTGGCATCACCGTCTTCAACCCGCACCGCGTCACGCTGGAAGAAGGCGGCATGAAGCGCACCGATATCTCGCAACTGGAATTCAAACGTCAGACCGATCCCAAAGGCCTGATGAACCCCGGCAAGATGATCGCCTGGACCCATCCCGATTGGCAGCCCGAAGCTGGCAAATCCTTCCTGTTCCAAGAGTAA